The following proteins are encoded in a genomic region of Mycolicibacterium confluentis:
- a CDS encoding HNH endonuclease family protein: MTRAKLLWLVAVAVLSVVVAVTTVAGVGQRSQSVAQAEGPPTVAPGVDILAGIPVVPLRIRGYDYHRAAFGDSWTDDTDAPGGRNGCDTRNDILNRDLVDKTFVAIKRCPTAVATGTLYDPYTNATVAFVRGNQIGASVQIDHIVPLALAWDMGARAWPEDLRRRFANDPANLLAVAGGANQDKSDSEPAVWMPPNTAFWCQYAVQFAEVLRGYGLSVDGASADRLRAAASTCPVA; this comes from the coding sequence GTGACCCGGGCAAAACTGCTCTGGCTCGTGGCCGTGGCGGTGCTGTCCGTCGTGGTCGCCGTGACGACGGTCGCCGGGGTGGGGCAGCGGTCCCAGTCCGTGGCGCAGGCCGAGGGTCCGCCGACGGTCGCCCCCGGCGTCGACATCCTGGCGGGAATCCCAGTGGTGCCGTTGCGCATCCGCGGCTACGACTACCACCGCGCGGCGTTCGGCGACTCGTGGACCGACGACACCGACGCCCCCGGTGGGCGCAACGGCTGTGACACCCGAAACGACATCCTGAACCGCGATCTGGTCGACAAGACCTTTGTGGCGATCAAACGCTGTCCCACGGCCGTGGCCACCGGCACGCTGTACGACCCCTACACCAACGCGACTGTGGCCTTCGTGCGCGGCAACCAGATCGGGGCCTCGGTCCAGATCGACCACATCGTCCCGCTGGCCCTGGCCTGGGACATGGGGGCTCGGGCCTGGCCGGAGGATCTGCGGCGACGGTTCGCCAACGACCCCGCCAACCTGCTGGCCGTCGCGGGCGGCGCCAACCAGGACAAGAGCGACTCCGAGCCGGCGGTCTGGATGCCGCCCAACACCGCGTTCTGGTGTCAGTACGCGGTGCAGTTCGCCGAGGTGCTGCGCGGTTACGGCCTGAGCGTCGATGGGGCCTCGGCGGATCGACTGCGCGCCGCGGCCAGCACCTGTCCGGTGGCTTGA
- the recG gene encoding ATP-dependent DNA helicase RecG, translated as MATLGDRLDFIVGKKAAKALDETFGILTVDDLLRHYPRKYSEGMSVRDEGEALDLEEGEHVTFVDTITKHVLRDMKPQPGKRQRKYLVVTLGKRRPEVTATFFNAEWIAPNLIVGTKVMLSGEVKWFRQTMQLSHPAYLVLDHPEGLGLKGSKELRSIAEAAEADGGFDISVFERDFFPIYPASSKLQSWDIYACVRQVLAVLDPVPDPLPESIVRQRGLMSEDAALRAVHLAENAQERDRAIERLRYDEAAGLQWALMQRRHSELAEAGPSAPLGHDGLVTGLRHRLPFELTGGQREVLDVISDELAGPRPMNRMLQGEVGSGKTVVALLAMLQVVDAGHQCALLAPTEVLAEQHARSMREVLGPLAMAGEIGGADEATRVALLTGSMTAAQKRAARDEIASGAAGIVIGTHALLQDVVEFRRLGMVVVDEQHRFGVEQRDQLRAKAPEGTTPHLLVMTATPIPRTVALTVYGDLETSTLRELPRGRQPITTNVIFANEKPKWLDRAWARIHEEVASGRQAYVVTARIDEDDKAGQDQSGRKATSVVELFGRLKAGQLAGLRLGLMHGRLPSDEKDAVMAAFRAGEIDVLVCTTVIEVGVDVPNATVMVVYDADWFGISQLHQLRGRIGRGQHPSLCLLVTSLSEGSKAATRLKAVASTLDGFELADLDLLERREGDVLGRNQSGRAFGLRLLSLIEHRDIIEEARAFCMNAYEMIPDDPGMAQLAAWFTGERIVYMEKS; from the coding sequence GTGGCCACACTCGGAGACCGCCTGGACTTCATCGTCGGCAAGAAGGCCGCCAAGGCGCTGGATGAGACCTTCGGCATCCTCACGGTCGACGATCTGCTGCGGCACTACCCCCGCAAGTACAGCGAGGGCATGAGTGTCCGCGACGAGGGCGAGGCTCTCGACCTCGAAGAGGGCGAGCATGTCACGTTCGTCGACACCATCACCAAGCATGTCCTGAGGGACATGAAGCCGCAGCCCGGCAAGCGTCAGCGCAAGTACCTCGTGGTGACGCTGGGCAAGCGCAGGCCCGAGGTGACGGCGACGTTCTTCAACGCCGAATGGATCGCGCCCAACCTGATCGTGGGCACCAAGGTCATGCTGTCCGGCGAGGTGAAGTGGTTCCGGCAGACCATGCAGCTGAGCCACCCGGCCTATCTCGTGCTGGACCACCCCGAGGGGCTGGGGCTCAAGGGCAGCAAGGAGCTTCGTTCCATCGCCGAAGCCGCCGAAGCCGATGGCGGCTTCGACATCTCGGTGTTCGAGCGCGACTTCTTCCCGATCTACCCGGCCAGCTCGAAGCTGCAGAGCTGGGACATCTACGCCTGCGTCCGGCAGGTGCTCGCGGTGCTCGACCCTGTTCCGGATCCGCTTCCGGAATCGATTGTGCGGCAACGCGGTCTGATGTCGGAGGACGCCGCCCTGCGGGCCGTGCATCTGGCCGAGAACGCGCAGGAACGCGACCGCGCGATCGAGCGGTTGCGCTACGACGAGGCCGCGGGTCTGCAGTGGGCGCTGATGCAGCGCAGGCACAGTGAACTGGCGGAAGCCGGGCCGTCGGCGCCTCTGGGACACGACGGTCTGGTCACCGGACTGCGCCACCGCCTGCCGTTCGAACTGACCGGCGGCCAACGCGAAGTCCTCGACGTCATCTCGGATGAACTGGCCGGGCCGCGTCCGATGAACCGGATGCTGCAGGGCGAGGTCGGTTCCGGCAAGACCGTGGTGGCGCTGCTGGCGATGCTGCAGGTCGTCGACGCGGGCCATCAGTGTGCCCTGCTGGCACCCACCGAGGTGCTGGCCGAACAGCATGCCCGCTCCATGCGAGAGGTGCTGGGGCCGTTGGCCATGGCAGGTGAGATCGGCGGCGCCGACGAGGCCACGCGCGTGGCGCTGCTGACGGGATCGATGACGGCAGCGCAGAAGCGGGCGGCGCGCGACGAGATCGCTTCGGGTGCAGCCGGAATCGTCATCGGAACGCATGCGCTGTTGCAGGATGTCGTCGAGTTCCGCCGGCTCGGCATGGTGGTTGTCGACGAGCAGCACAGGTTCGGCGTCGAACAGCGGGATCAGTTGCGCGCGAAGGCTCCCGAAGGCACCACACCGCACCTGCTGGTGATGACCGCCACGCCCATTCCGCGGACCGTGGCGCTCACGGTGTACGGCGACCTCGAGACGTCGACGCTGCGCGAACTGCCGCGGGGTCGCCAGCCGATCACCACCAACGTGATCTTCGCGAACGAGAAGCCGAAATGGCTGGACCGGGCCTGGGCGCGGATCCACGAGGAGGTGGCGAGCGGACGGCAGGCGTACGTCGTCACCGCGCGCATCGACGAGGACGACAAGGCCGGTCAGGACCAGTCGGGTCGCAAGGCCACCTCGGTCGTCGAGCTTTTCGGCAGGCTCAAGGCCGGACAGTTGGCGGGTCTGCGCCTGGGCCTCATGCACGGCAGGCTGCCGTCTGACGAGAAGGACGCCGTGATGGCGGCCTTCCGCGCCGGTGAGATCGATGTGCTGGTGTGCACCACGGTGATCGAGGTCGGCGTCGATGTGCCGAACGCGACGGTGATGGTGGTCTACGACGCCGACTGGTTCGGCATCAGCCAGCTGCATCAGCTGCGCGGCCGAATCGGTCGCGGCCAGCATCCGAGCCTGTGCCTGCTGGTGACGTCGCTCTCGGAGGGGTCCAAGGCCGCGACGCGCCTGAAGGCCGTGGCCTCCACCCTCGACGGGTTCGAGCTCGCAGATCTGGACCTGCTGGAGCGTCGTGAAGGAGATGTGTTGGGCCGCAACCAGTCCGGCCGCGCGTTCGGTCTGCGGCTGCTGTCCCTGATCGAACACCGCGACATCATCGAGGAGGCCCGGGCCTTCTGCATGAACGCCTACGAGATGATTCCCGACGATCCCGGGATGGCCCAGTTGGCGGCATGGTTCACCGGGGAACGCATCGTCTACATGGAGAAGTCGTGA